A DNA window from Porites lutea chromosome 6, jaPorLute2.1, whole genome shotgun sequence contains the following coding sequences:
- the LOC140941814 gene encoding tRNA-splicing endonuclease subunit Sen54-like, translated as MAPSYVKGDLAIASPDELLSQIKKPLNLPLHGGPKAFAPDENSVEDELLTSMLEEQKNVLKEQRIHKRGNLSVATWNREEHVVEVSVAKGSYWQHFGQRKGSKMLLQPHEALFLLEQGSLELFYGGLPMSFQQGYMSLLSEDFTPDHYQVYAYFLRLGFTVLQHSSRLVMGTCSSRKDPVQEEMGQSVETCSEASSDDCVSSNKPVISSPVSHLWNSEDGVTPLVRPEDATSTAALLSKLQVIKNQRMTDTDSAKNSDQQSLQVAFDVYQPGVNFKKTDPGPPHFCIAVCRYYDPPPSLAALSFLTKQCSPVPLKIALVDGGNVSFYSVLDVDSPTFITRG; from the exons ATGGCGCCATCGTACGTCAAAGGCGACCTAGCTATTGCTAG CCCTGATGAGCTTCTCTCGCAAATCAAGAAGCCTTTAAACCTACCACTTCATGGCGGACCAAAAGCATTTGCACCAGATGAAAACAGTGTAGAAGATGAGCTCTTAACATCCATGCTGGAAGAacagaaaaatgttttgaaagaacaaAGAATTCATAAAAG GGGAAACTTGTCTGTTGCTACTTGGAATCGTGAAGAACATGTGGTTGAGGTATCAGTTGCAAAG GGTTCTTATTGGCAACACTTTGGCCAAAGAAAAGGAAGCAAGATGCTTCTACAGCCACATGAAGCTCTGTTTCTTTTGGAGCAG GGAAgcttagaacttttttatggAGGACTACCAATGTCTTTTCAGCAG GGTTATATGTCCTTGCTATCTGAGGATTTTACGCCTGACCACTATCAG GTTTATGCTTATTTTCTGCGTCTTGGATTTACCGTTTTACAACATTCATCAAGGTTAGTGATGGGCACTT GCAGTTCACGAAAGGATCCGGTTCAAGAGGAAATGGGACAGAGTGTTGAGACATGCAGTGAGGCTTCTAGTGATGATTGTGTTAGTAGCAATAAGCCAGTGATATCCTCCCCTGTATCACACCTTTGGAACAGTGAAGATGGCGTCACACCACTTGTTAGACCTGAGGACGCTACATCAACAG CTGCACTATTGTCAAAGTTGCAAGTAATTAAGAATCAAAGAATGACTGACACTGACTCGGCAAAAAA CTCGGATCAGCAGTCTCTCCAAGTAGCTTTTGATGTTTATCAACCAGGTGTGAACTTTAAGAAAACAGATCCTGGACCACCACATTTTTGCATCGCTGTGTGCAG GTATTATGACCCTCCACCGTCGCTTGCTGCTTTGTCATTTCTTACCAAACAGTGTTCCCCTGTTCCCCTCAAAATCGCCCTTGTGGATGGTGGGAACGTCTCATTTTACAGCGTGTTGGACGTAGACAGCCCAACGTTTATCACAAGGGGTTGA
- the LOC140941815 gene encoding trace amine-associated receptor 9-like: protein MIVILIATAIVPVPFPVIVFLNVHVYRTAKRQINAIEAQVGGHGDAVSSQQQEMSRPFRADRKAAIDVAIVIAAFLVCLLPGCGMSICQKLVTSIDVPAGVVLAAKCIFFLSAICNPIIYSIRKREFRDAVKKMLRRIGVCQDSNSNDIV from the coding sequence ATGATCGTGATATTAATTGCGACCGCTATTGTGCCTGTGCCATTCCCGGTGATCGTATTCCTAAACGTGCACGTATACAGGACGGCGAAAAGGCAAATAAACGCCATTGAAGCTCAAGTGGGTGGACACGGTGATGCTGTAAGCTCTCAGCAGCAAGAAATGTCGAGGCCGTTCAGAGCAGATCGTAAGGCAGCTATCGATGTGGCCATCGTCATCGCCGCGTTTTTGGTGTGCCTTCTGCCAGGCTGCGGTATGAGTATATGCCAAAAACTCGTTACAAGCATCGATGTTCCAGCCGGAGTGGTTCTCGCGGCAAAATGCATTTTCTTCCTCAGCGCAATATGCAACCCGATCATCTATTCCATCCGTAAAAGAGAATTCCGTGATGCGGTGAAGAAGATGCTCCGACGGATTGGAGTTTGTCAAGATTCTAACAGCAATGACATCGTTTGA
- the LOC140941816 gene encoding uncharacterized protein, whose product MSLPALQDPSLRDLGSRLESTVIASGASETPDAYRRLFLRWRDFACSGDVIQVFPASTEHVALYLQYLLDTTRSHSAVDSAIHGIQGVHNLAGISSPTDSPFIQAVINAVKRLTGTRLLNKKEPVSPDMLRKLEEASN is encoded by the coding sequence ATGTCTCTACCTGCCCTCCAAGACCCGTCATTGAGGGACCTGGGTTCTAGATTGGAGTCTACAGTAATTGCGTCTGGAGCTTCGGAAACACCAGATGCCTACAGAAGATTGTTTTTGAGATGGAGAGATTTTGCCTGCTCTGGAGACGTAATTCAGGTTTTTCCTGCCAGTACAGAGCATGTTGCCCTCTACCTCCAGTACCTGTTGGACACAACTCGTTCTCATTCTGCTGTGGACTCTGCCATTCATGGAATCCAAGGGGTGCATAACTTGGCTGGCATTTCTTCGCCGACTGACAGTCCTTTCATCCAAGCTGTTATTAATGCCGTTAAGCGGTTGACTGGAACTCGtttgttaaataaaaaagagcCTGTTTCACCAGATATGTTAAGAAAGCTCGAGGAGGCTTCGAATTAA